The following is a genomic window from Gammaproteobacteria bacterium.
CTGCGTTATTGATGTCATCATCGGACATCTTTTGCGCGACAGCCCGCATCGCACCCTTCGGGTCATTGGCGCGGCTACCATCACGCCATTTCTTCAATTGATTGACAAGATACACATAACGCTGCTGGCCAATCATGGGGAAAACCGGCGGGGCGCCCATGCCGTTATATCCGTGGCATGCCTTACAGGCAGGAATGCCCTTTTCGTTCCCGCCCCACTCGACCAGCGACTTACCCTTGTGCGGCAAACCAACCACCTGACCTGCGGCCTTCAACTCTTCAAGGTTGGAGACCTTGGTGTCACCATGTTTGCGCAGGCTCGCCAAGTAAGTCGCAACATCCTTGCGGTCCTGCTCGCTCAGACCCTTGGCGTTAGTATTCATGACGAACATGGTTGTGTCGGTACGTTTGTCGGTTGCGAAATCTTCCAGCTGCTTCAAGAGGAAATTATAAAACTGACCGGAGATGCGGGGTGTACCCATGTTGTCGTCGCCCAGCCCTTCGGGACCGTGGCATGAATTACACGCGGGAACACTGCCCTTGCCTTCCGTGAAAATCTTTTTACCATTGGCAAGATCACCGTCACCCTTGGGCCACGCCACACTTGCCATGACTACCGATGGCAACATTGCCGCCATAAGTACCGCCGCAGTCGAAACTATTACACGT
Proteins encoded in this region:
- a CDS encoding c-type cytochrome, which encodes MKRVIVSTAAVLMAAMLPSVVMASVAWPKGDGDLANGKKIFTEGKGSVPACNSCHGPEGLGDDNMGTPRISGQFYNFLLKQLEDFATDKRTDTTMFVMNTNAKGLSEQDRKDVATYLASLRKHGDTKVSNLEELKAAGQVVGLPHKGKSLVEWGGNEKGIPACKACHGYNGMGAPPVFPMIGQQRYVYLVNQLKKWRDGSRANDPKGAMRAVAQKMSDDDINNAAAYLAITSFYSSGNTRHAYDPH